Proteins from a single region of Anastrepha ludens isolate Willacy chromosome 5, idAnaLude1.1, whole genome shotgun sequence:
- the LOC128864844 gene encoding UDP-glucuronosyltransferase 2B15-like: MGDPSKLIVIALMALIAIASCIEQTLLHLYFYFKYLILVDTYKNFIKWKFQFNTNFFFPSATIFQELEKFLNASNKNGAILFSLGSNMKSSNIQPATIQILYKVLSSLEQNVIWKWEDLAKTPGNASNIFYQKWLPQDDILPHPNLKLFITHAGKGGMVEATYHGVPMVAIPIFADQPLNAAKIVSSGYGTQVDIMNLKEDDFKAAILEVLNNPVYRYNVRKFAKLYRDRPLSARESVVYWVEYVLRHHGAAHMQSPLVRMNFIQSSGLDVLFAYFAILYALWRLAKLALAHLCELIRKVRGIFKSKREKSKKQ, translated from the exons ATGGGTGATCCTTCGAAATTGATCGTTATCGCATTAATGGCTTTAATTGCCATTGCCAGTTGCATTGA ACAAACATTATTGcatctctatttttattttaaatatctaaTTTTGGTTGAcacttataaaaatttcataaagtggaaatttcaatttaatacaaatttcttcTTTCCATCCGCAACTATTTTCCAGGAACTTGAGAAGTTTTTGAACGCCTCCAACAAGAATGGCGCCATACTCTTCAGCTTGGGTTCGAATATGAAAAGTTCCAACATACAACCAGCCACGATTCAAATACTTTACAAAGTACTCTCCTCACTTGAACAAAATGTGATTTGGAAATGGGAAGATTTGGCAAAAACCCCAGGTAATGCCTCGAATATATTCTATCAAAAATGGTTGCCACAAGACGACATACTCCCCCATCCCAATCTCAAATTATTCATCACGCACGCCGGTAAGGGCGGCATGGTGGAGGCCACTTACCATGGTGTACCAATGGTTGCCATTCCAATATTTGCTGACCAACCCCTAAATGCGGCCAAAATAGTCTCTTCCGGTTATGGAACACAGGTGGATATTATGAATTTGAAAGAAGATGATTTTAAGGCTGCCATCTTGGAGGTGCTGAACAATCCAGTGTATCGGTATAATGTACGAAAATTTGCGAAACTTTACCGCGATCGCCCGTTGAGTGCTCGAGAGAGCGTTGTTTACTGGGTGGAGTACGTGCTGCGTCATCATGGTGCTGCTCACATGCAAAGTCCACTGGTGCGCATGAATTTTATACAATCCAGTGGTTTGGATGtcttgtttgcttattttgcGATATTATATGCGCTTTGGCGATTGGCGAAGTTGGCGCTTGCGCATTTATGTGAATTAATTCGCAAAGTGAGGGGAATTTTTAAGTCAAAGCgggaaaaatcgaaaaagcaATAA